In Zunongwangia profunda SM-A87, the following proteins share a genomic window:
- a CDS encoding glycoside hydrolase family 43 protein gives MKRSLRIIICVWMVLVCGLSFAQQKTFTNPLLASGADPYSTYHEGYYYYIHTQQNRLVLWKTKNLAHLKTAEKTTIWTPPENTMYSKELWAPEVHMIDGNWYVYFAADDGDNNNHRMYVLENTSGNPMNNSWKFKGKLATPSDKWAIDGNVFKHQGQLYMIWSGWEGDENGRQDLFIAKMKNPTTMEGKRQKIATPTYDWETRWEGGPHVLVNEGPQYLSNGEEVFIVFSGSGCWTDYYTLGLLALKGEDLMDPDNWEKHKKPIFAWSKENGVYAPGHNSFFKSPDGKEDWILYHANDNSGDGCGGKRSPRMQKISWNKDGTPNLGTPVSTNTILEIPSEE, from the coding sequence ATGAAAAGAAGTTTAAGAATCATTATTTGTGTGTGGATGGTACTTGTTTGCGGACTAAGTTTTGCACAGCAAAAAACCTTTACCAATCCACTCTTGGCCTCTGGTGCCGACCCCTACAGCACCTACCACGAAGGTTACTATTATTACATTCATACCCAACAAAACCGTTTAGTGCTTTGGAAGACTAAAAACCTGGCCCATCTAAAAACAGCAGAAAAAACAACAATATGGACGCCTCCTGAAAATACCATGTATTCTAAAGAATTATGGGCGCCAGAAGTGCATATGATCGATGGGAACTGGTATGTGTATTTTGCTGCAGACGATGGTGATAATAACAATCATCGTATGTACGTACTGGAAAACACTTCGGGAAATCCTATGAACAATAGCTGGAAATTTAAAGGAAAGCTGGCCACTCCCTCAGATAAATGGGCAATCGATGGAAATGTATTTAAGCATCAAGGTCAGTTATACATGATCTGGTCCGGTTGGGAAGGCGATGAAAATGGTCGTCAGGATTTATTCATTGCAAAAATGAAAAACCCAACCACGATGGAAGGAAAAAGACAGAAAATCGCTACCCCCACTTACGATTGGGAAACCCGTTGGGAAGGAGGGCCTCATGTACTGGTAAACGAAGGTCCTCAATATTTATCCAATGGAGAAGAAGTGTTTATCGTATTTTCCGGCAGTGGTTGTTGGACCGATTATTATACTCTGGGATTACTTGCGCTTAAAGGGGAAGATCTTATGGATCCTGATAACTGGGAAAAACACAAGAAACCTATTTTTGCCTGGTCTAAAGAAAATGGAGTGTATGCTCCTGGTCATAATTCCTTTTTTAAATCGCCAGACGGGAAAGAAGATTGGATATTATATCACGCCAATGATAATTCAGGAGATGGCTGTGGCGGAAAAAGATCCCCAAGAATGCAAAAGATAAGTTGGAACAAAGACGGAACGCCAAATCTGGGGACTCCGGTTTCAACGAACACCATCTTAGAAATTCCTTCCGAAGAATAA
- a CDS encoding aldose epimerase family protein: MRNVKNTFLATFLVLLALACKEKPSEDEKGVAEIADHPENFYGLEKEKFDTIIDGKEVKLYWIKNDDIAVAFTNYGGRIVGLWVPDKTGKMTDVVVGMNSVSGFANATEPYFGATIGRVGNRIAKGKFTLNGTEYSIPKNNNGNTLHGGNKGFQYVVWEAKQPDDKTLVFTYDSPDMEEGFPGNLEVKVTYSVTDDQSILMEYEATTDKATPVNLTNHAFFNLNGEGSGAILDHKVQIFANQFTPVDAGLIPSGESKDVKGTPFDFTQAHTIGERIETENDQLKNGGGYDHNFVLIQDKNADQQTTKNKGMNHAATFTGDQSGIVMDVYTQEPGVQFYSGNFMQSKNTFKSGVKDDYRTAFALETQHFPDAPNQENFPSIILEPGDTYHTISEYHFSTTNN; this comes from the coding sequence ATGAGAAATGTTAAAAATACATTTTTAGCAACATTCTTGGTTTTACTGGCTTTGGCTTGTAAGGAGAAGCCTTCGGAAGATGAAAAGGGCGTAGCCGAAATTGCGGATCATCCAGAGAATTTCTACGGGTTGGAAAAGGAAAAGTTCGATACCATTATCGACGGAAAAGAAGTAAAACTGTATTGGATTAAAAATGATGATATAGCAGTTGCTTTTACCAATTATGGCGGGAGAATTGTTGGGCTTTGGGTTCCGGATAAAACGGGTAAAATGACCGACGTTGTTGTTGGGATGAATAGCGTATCTGGTTTTGCCAATGCTACCGAACCTTATTTTGGAGCGACCATTGGCCGTGTAGGAAACCGTATTGCCAAAGGAAAGTTTACTTTAAACGGAACAGAATATTCGATTCCCAAAAATAATAACGGGAATACATTGCATGGAGGGAACAAAGGTTTTCAGTATGTCGTTTGGGAGGCCAAGCAGCCAGATGATAAAACCTTGGTATTCACTTATGATTCTCCGGATATGGAAGAGGGTTTTCCCGGTAATTTAGAGGTAAAAGTTACCTATTCTGTTACGGATGATCAAAGTATATTAATGGAATATGAAGCTACGACAGATAAAGCAACACCGGTGAATCTCACCAACCATGCCTTTTTCAATTTAAATGGGGAGGGTAGTGGCGCCATTCTGGATCATAAGGTACAGATCTTTGCTAATCAGTTTACCCCGGTAGATGCAGGTCTAATTCCTTCGGGGGAGTCGAAAGATGTAAAAGGTACTCCGTTTGATTTTACTCAAGCTCATACCATAGGCGAGCGAATTGAAACTGAAAACGATCAGCTTAAAAATGGCGGTGGGTATGATCATAACTTTGTATTGATCCAGGATAAAAATGCGGATCAACAAACCACTAAAAATAAAGGGATGAACCACGCTGCAACTTTTACCGGAGATCAATCGGGAATTGTTATGGATGTGTATACACAGGAACCCGGAGTGCAGTTTTATAGCGGCAACTTTATGCAAAGTAAAAACACTTTTAAATCTGGTGTAAAGGACGATTATAGAACAGCTTTTGCTTTAGAAACCCAGCATTTTCCAGATGCACCGAATCAGGAAAATTTCCCCTCGATTATTTTAGAGCCGGGAGATACCTACCATACCATATCCGAATATCATTTTTCCACCACAAATAATTAA
- a CDS encoding glycoside hydrolase family 2 — translation MNLLKKSAVFILAGILSVGCKDEKKAAENNQNKPEAILTTRWTNKVDPQNVLPEYPRPIQKRENWENLNGYWEVSLEKTDKTTFSEALEDSILVPFAVESYLSGIMKTSDDLVYRKLVSIPKDWKGDEIMLNFEGVDYETEVYVNGEKVGDHKGAFDHFTFNITPYLKEGKEQEVVVKVHDTSNDGLQPVGKQVREPEGIFYTSTTGIWQSVWMEPLNRNHIENFKIRPDIDKGEVSFTAEDKVEGMIKLSLMDGTSEVATAEGSAGEAITLKIKDAKLWSPEHPFLYDLKVQLVNGEETTDSFESYVAMRKISLGKEKDKTKIFLNNKPYFQVGVLDQGYWPDGLMTPPTEDAYVWDIETFKKMGFNLLRKHAKTESQRWYYLCDKMGMLVWQDMPQAYPHPDFLERLTESDKDQFEAEFQNMINDLYNYPSIVMWVVFNEGWGQYDTERLTNWVEGLDETRLVSNASGWTDHNVGDIIDMHSYPGPDVYPVEDDRATVLGEFGGLGLPLKGHLWQESNWGYRNMADSLEFRKSYTELWDKVWEMKEDKDASAVVYTQVSDVEGEVNGLVTYDREVIKIPVDYLHDIHTDKMISPVSIQAAHSLFVDHLEVSLTSRKDEAIYYTLDGSEPNSSSKKYTGPFTISASSQVKARAIADDKESYITSKKFEKVDHYQEASKALSATMKAGLNYSLYQGEWQKLPDFSSEEVVASGETKSLKISALRKRENFYALTFEGFVKVAKQGIYGFRLSGDDGVRLRIDGKVVIDHDGIHGMELKKAEIPLAAGYHTMALEYFQGEGGSGLNLEVIDPDGNTLKTEDIFVHE, via the coding sequence ATGAATTTACTGAAAAAATCGGCTGTATTTATACTTGCAGGCATTCTTAGTGTAGGCTGTAAGGATGAAAAAAAAGCAGCTGAAAATAACCAGAATAAACCAGAGGCGATCTTAACTACGCGTTGGACCAATAAGGTAGATCCGCAAAATGTTTTACCAGAATATCCAAGACCTATACAAAAGCGTGAAAACTGGGAAAATCTAAATGGATATTGGGAAGTAAGTTTAGAAAAGACCGATAAAACTACTTTTTCTGAAGCTTTAGAAGATTCGATTTTGGTGCCTTTCGCGGTAGAATCTTATTTATCAGGGATTATGAAAACTTCAGATGATTTGGTGTATCGAAAGCTTGTCAGTATTCCAAAAGACTGGAAGGGAGATGAAATTATGCTGAATTTTGAAGGGGTAGATTATGAAACAGAAGTGTATGTAAATGGTGAGAAAGTTGGCGATCACAAAGGTGCTTTTGATCATTTTACTTTTAATATCACCCCATACTTAAAAGAAGGGAAAGAACAGGAAGTAGTCGTGAAAGTTCACGATACGTCTAACGATGGTTTGCAACCGGTAGGGAAACAGGTAAGAGAGCCAGAAGGTATTTTTTATACTTCTACAACCGGAATTTGGCAAAGTGTATGGATGGAACCCTTAAACAGAAACCATATCGAAAACTTCAAAATCCGTCCAGATATCGATAAAGGAGAAGTAAGTTTTACTGCAGAAGATAAGGTAGAAGGAATGATTAAACTGAGCCTTATGGATGGAACTTCTGAAGTGGCAACCGCTGAAGGGAGTGCTGGAGAGGCGATTACTTTAAAAATAAAAGACGCTAAACTATGGAGTCCTGAGCATCCATTTTTATACGATCTGAAGGTACAACTGGTAAACGGCGAAGAAACCACCGATAGTTTTGAAAGCTATGTGGCCATGCGAAAAATTAGTTTAGGTAAAGAAAAAGATAAAACGAAGATATTCCTGAATAACAAGCCTTATTTTCAGGTAGGCGTACTCGACCAGGGATACTGGCCTGATGGTTTAATGACGCCGCCCACTGAAGATGCGTATGTCTGGGATATTGAAACTTTTAAAAAAATGGGCTTTAATTTACTTAGAAAGCATGCCAAAACCGAAAGCCAGAGATGGTATTACCTGTGTGATAAAATGGGAATGCTGGTTTGGCAGGATATGCCGCAGGCCTATCCTCATCCAGACTTTCTGGAACGCTTAACAGAATCGGATAAAGATCAGTTTGAGGCAGAATTTCAAAATATGATCAATGATCTTTACAATTATCCAAGTATCGTAATGTGGGTAGTTTTTAACGAAGGCTGGGGCCAGTATGATACCGAACGTTTAACCAATTGGGTAGAAGGTTTAGATGAAACAAGGCTGGTAAGTAATGCCAGTGGTTGGACAGATCATAATGTAGGTGATATTATAGATATGCACAGCTATCCCGGCCCGGATGTCTATCCAGTTGAAGACGATAGAGCGACTGTTCTTGGTGAATTTGGAGGGCTTGGATTGCCGTTAAAAGGTCACCTTTGGCAAGAATCTAACTGGGGCTATCGTAATATGGCCGATTCTTTAGAGTTCAGAAAATCCTATACCGAGCTTTGGGATAAAGTTTGGGAAATGAAAGAAGATAAAGATGCCAGTGCGGTAGTCTATACGCAGGTTTCGGATGTAGAGGGAGAGGTCAACGGACTGGTAACTTATGATCGAGAAGTGATTAAAATCCCGGTAGATTATTTGCATGATATTCATACCGATAAAATGATCTCTCCGGTAAGTATACAAGCAGCACATAGTCTTTTTGTAGACCATTTAGAAGTAAGTCTTACTTCTAGAAAAGACGAAGCGATCTATTATACATTAGACGGAAGCGAGCCCAACTCATCTTCTAAAAAATATACCGGTCCCTTTACAATTTCCGCATCTTCACAGGTAAAAGCCAGGGCTATAGCCGATGATAAAGAAAGTTATATCACCAGCAAGAAATTTGAAAAAGTAGATCATTATCAAGAAGCTTCAAAAGCTCTTTCTGCTACAATGAAAGCTGGTCTTAACTATTCGCTTTATCAAGGGGAATGGCAAAAATTACCTGATTTTTCTTCGGAAGAAGTAGTGGCTTCCGGAGAAACAAAATCTTTGAAAATTTCAGCATTAAGAAAAAGAGAAAACTTCTATGCGTTAACATTTGAAGGATTTGTGAAAGTTGCTAAGCAGGGCATTTATGGTTTTCGTTTAAGTGGAGACGATGGTGTACGATTACGTATTGATGGGAAAGTGGTTATAGATCATGATGGTATTCATGGAATGGAACTTAAAAAAGCTGAAATTCCGTTAGCTGCAGGTTATCATACTATGGCATTAGAATATTTTCAGGGAGAAGGAGGTTCAGGTTTAAATCTTGAAGTGATCGATCCAGATGGCAATACACTAAAAACTGAAGATATTTTTGTTCACGAATAA
- a CDS encoding beta-L-arabinofuranosidase domain-containing protein, whose protein sequence is MRGYFKTLVVVLGIAGLISCKKDEQAESSFTAEVVNIPDTTKTNQFYRGNRMPLQSSVFIKLPVGAVKPKGWLAECLSRQTDGLNGHLGEISAWLQKEDNAWLSKDGSGAWGWEEVPYWLKGYGNMAYIMEDQKMIEETKSWIEAALASQREDGNFGPKRFGEDGTQDFWSNMIMLYCLQSYYEYSQDERVIDLMTNYFKFQLEIPDEKFLSKSHYWQRIRGGDNLYSVMWLYNRTGDKFLLELAEKIHRNTADWGKRDNTLDEINNWKETREGKEWPDWFGDLVDWHNVNVAQAFREPAQYSQLSHDKKDLEATYKDFKIIRDHFGQVPGGMFGADENARPGYDDPRQGIETCGVVEQMNSNEQLIRITGDTFWADHTEEVAFNTFPATMMPDFRSLRYITSPNMVVNDDKNHRPGIMNDGPFLMMNPFSSRCCQHNHGQGWPYLIENLWMATPDNGLAAVIYSPGTVKAKVAGGEEVSITSETKYPFEDQLQFSIHTSSQEHKEYPLYFRIPGWCTKASVKVNGEEIEATPEAGKYIKLNRDWKDGDQITLVFPMQLKVRRWQKNHNSASVDYGPLTFSLKIDEKYIEKRSDETAIWDSKWQEGVDQAKWPSYEIYPDSPWNYALVLNENPEDSFEVIKKSWPANNFPFTVNNAPLVLKTKAKQIPNWTIDQYDLAGELQDSPVKSSEAIETVELVPMGAARLRISAFPVIGEGENAKNWE, encoded by the coding sequence ATGAGAGGCTATTTTAAAACTTTAGTAGTTGTTCTGGGAATAGCAGGCTTGATATCTTGTAAAAAAGATGAGCAAGCTGAATCTTCTTTTACTGCTGAAGTAGTAAATATTCCAGATACTACTAAAACCAATCAATTTTATAGGGGCAATCGTATGCCTTTACAATCCAGTGTTTTTATAAAACTTCCGGTGGGAGCGGTAAAACCTAAAGGCTGGTTAGCCGAGTGTCTATCAAGGCAGACCGATGGTTTAAATGGTCACCTTGGTGAGATTAGTGCCTGGTTGCAAAAAGAAGATAATGCCTGGCTTTCCAAAGATGGCTCTGGCGCCTGGGGATGGGAAGAAGTCCCTTACTGGCTAAAAGGCTACGGCAATATGGCTTATATCATGGAAGATCAAAAAATGATCGAAGAAACCAAGTCCTGGATAGAAGCAGCACTTGCCAGTCAACGTGAAGATGGAAATTTTGGCCCTAAGCGTTTTGGAGAAGATGGTACTCAGGATTTCTGGTCGAACATGATCATGTTGTATTGTTTGCAATCCTACTATGAATATAGCCAGGATGAAAGAGTAATTGATTTAATGACGAACTATTTTAAATTTCAGCTGGAAATTCCAGATGAAAAATTTTTAAGCAAAAGTCATTACTGGCAACGTATTCGAGGCGGTGATAATTTATATAGTGTCATGTGGCTTTATAATCGTACCGGAGATAAATTCCTTTTAGAACTCGCAGAAAAAATTCATAGAAATACAGCAGATTGGGGAAAGCGAGACAATACTTTAGACGAAATAAATAACTGGAAAGAAACGCGAGAAGGTAAAGAATGGCCAGACTGGTTTGGTGATCTTGTAGACTGGCATAATGTAAATGTAGCGCAGGCTTTTAGAGAACCGGCACAGTATTCACAATTAAGCCATGACAAAAAAGACCTCGAGGCTACTTATAAAGATTTTAAAATAATCCGTGATCATTTTGGGCAGGTTCCCGGCGGAATGTTTGGAGCCGATGAAAATGCCAGACCGGGTTACGATGATCCAAGACAGGGAATCGAAACCTGCGGTGTGGTAGAGCAAATGAACAGTAACGAACAGTTAATAAGAATTACCGGGGATACCTTTTGGGCAGATCATACCGAGGAAGTAGCATTTAATACCTTTCCGGCAACCATGATGCCCGATTTTAGATCATTACGCTATATCACGAGCCCAAATATGGTGGTAAATGACGATAAAAATCATCGCCCAGGGATTATGAATGATGGACCATTTTTAATGATGAATCCATTTAGTTCCCGTTGTTGCCAGCATAACCACGGGCAGGGCTGGCCGTATTTAATCGAAAATCTCTGGATGGCCACACCAGATAATGGTTTGGCTGCGGTAATTTATTCTCCAGGTACGGTAAAGGCAAAAGTTGCCGGTGGGGAAGAGGTCAGCATTACTTCAGAAACTAAATATCCATTTGAGGATCAGTTGCAGTTTAGTATACATACTTCTTCGCAAGAACATAAAGAATATCCATTGTATTTCAGAATTCCGGGCTGGTGTACAAAAGCTTCAGTTAAAGTGAATGGAGAAGAAATAGAAGCAACTCCTGAAGCCGGGAAGTACATTAAGCTAAACCGTGACTGGAAAGATGGGGACCAAATTACACTTGTTTTTCCGATGCAATTGAAAGTCCGCCGATGGCAAAAAAACCATAACAGCGCAAGCGTAGATTATGGACCATTGACCTTTAGCTTAAAAATCGATGAAAAATATATCGAAAAGCGAAGTGATGAAACCGCAATCTGGGATTCTAAATGGCAGGAAGGCGTAGATCAGGCAAAATGGCCCTCGTATGAGATTTACCCGGATTCTCCCTGGAATTACGCTTTGGTCTTAAACGAAAATCCTGAAGATTCTTTTGAGGTGATTAAAAAATCCTGGCCGGCAAATAATTTTCCGTTCACGGTAAATAATGCACCATTGGTTTTAAAAACCAAAGCAAAACAAATCCCAAACTGGACGATCGATCAATATGATTTGGCGGGAGAGCTTCAGGATAGTCCTGTGAAATCATCTGAAGCAATTGAAACCGTGGAACTGGTCCCAATGGGAGCTGCCAGGTTAAGAATTAGTGCTTTCCCGGTGATTGGAGAAGGTGAAAATGCTAAAAACTGGGAATAA
- a CDS encoding glutaminase family protein has protein sequence MKQRFLFALSLLVSGFITAQQRQAPAYPLIAHDPNFSIWSFGDKINESTTVHWTGNDQSLVGLIKVDGKTYRFLGSEARNYEEVVPAANNKSYTVKISESNPGSGWEKPDFNDKSWKSKKAPFGDNGKYKTKWSSDDLWYRRAFDLKSTKFDELYLKLHHDDNVVVYLNGEQIFKKEGWNHEFDYIKIDKAVQQKLKKKGNVLAIHVKNTAGGRFLDAGLVEVKETKAKVLVAEQTAVDLRATQTEYQLKAGGIAIDLTFTSPLLMDDLDLMARPVSYISVKTRPNDGKSHKVQVYLGAASAIAVNESSQEVTSEKGSTKDLDFLKAGTVEQPILEKKGDNLRIDWGYMYFAVPKSANASQSVTAASEATANFASGKDMKTKAKGTNLMLNTVFAEETISGEKEYMVMLGYDDIYSINYFGNKLRPWWNIDGKNTIEAELEKAYTEYDDVLDKCEDFNEKLYEDGVKAGGKKYAEVLEIAYRQAIAAHKLTKSPDGEILFLSKENFSNGSINTVDVTYPSAPLFLIYNPDLLKGMLNGIFYYSESGKWKKPFPAHDLGTYPIATGQTYGEDMPVEESGNMVVLTAAIVMAEDDASYAKKHWESLTEWTKYLTEAGLDPANQLSTDDFSGHLARNANLAVKAIMGVGSYGYMADKLGEKAVAQEYTTKARNMAKEWMELADAGDHYALTYDDKSTWSQKYNLVWDKVMDLEIFPQEVFDTELAYYKKKQNEYGLPLDNRADYTKSDWVYWTASLGDDTSFRYFGDPMYKFAVETKNRVPMSDWHYTSSGDQRGFQARSVVGGYYIKLLKDKWE, from the coding sequence ATGAAACAAAGATTTCTTTTTGCCTTAAGCCTCCTGGTTAGTGGTTTTATAACCGCTCAGCAACGACAGGCACCAGCCTATCCTTTAATTGCCCATGACCCTAATTTTAGTATCTGGTCTTTTGGAGATAAAATTAATGAATCAACTACCGTTCACTGGACTGGCAACGATCAAAGCCTGGTAGGTCTTATAAAAGTTGATGGTAAAACCTACCGTTTTTTAGGTAGCGAGGCCAGAAACTACGAAGAGGTAGTACCTGCTGCTAACAATAAATCATATACTGTAAAGATCAGCGAGTCCAATCCGGGATCAGGATGGGAGAAACCAGATTTTAATGACAAAAGCTGGAAATCTAAAAAAGCACCTTTTGGTGATAACGGTAAGTATAAAACAAAATGGTCTAGCGATGATCTTTGGTACCGAAGAGCATTCGATTTAAAATCAACCAAGTTTGATGAATTATATCTAAAACTTCATCATGACGATAATGTTGTGGTGTATCTAAACGGGGAACAAATTTTCAAGAAAGAAGGCTGGAATCACGAGTTTGATTACATAAAAATCGACAAAGCTGTTCAGCAAAAATTGAAGAAAAAGGGGAATGTTTTAGCTATTCATGTAAAAAATACTGCCGGGGGACGTTTCCTTGATGCCGGCTTGGTTGAAGTTAAGGAAACTAAAGCTAAGGTTTTAGTAGCAGAACAAACAGCTGTTGATCTTCGAGCCACTCAAACCGAATATCAGCTAAAAGCCGGTGGCATAGCTATAGATCTTACATTTACTTCTCCATTACTCATGGATGATCTGGATCTTATGGCGCGTCCGGTTTCTTACATTTCAGTAAAAACCAGGCCTAATGATGGCAAATCGCATAAAGTTCAGGTGTATTTGGGAGCAGCGTCAGCGATCGCCGTAAACGAATCCAGCCAGGAAGTTACTTCAGAAAAGGGAAGTACGAAAGACTTGGATTTCTTAAAAGCCGGTACGGTAGAGCAGCCAATATTAGAGAAAAAAGGCGATAATTTAAGGATCGATTGGGGATATATGTACTTCGCAGTTCCTAAATCCGCAAATGCAAGTCAGTCAGTTACCGCAGCTTCAGAGGCTACTGCAAATTTTGCTTCAGGTAAGGATATGAAAACAAAAGCTAAAGGCACCAATTTAATGCTGAATACTGTTTTTGCTGAAGAGACTATTTCCGGAGAAAAAGAATATATGGTCATGCTTGGGTACGATGATATTTACTCAATTAATTACTTCGGAAATAAACTACGACCATGGTGGAACATCGATGGTAAAAATACAATTGAAGCTGAATTGGAAAAAGCGTATACCGAATACGATGATGTTTTGGATAAGTGTGAAGATTTCAATGAAAAACTATATGAGGACGGTGTAAAAGCCGGAGGCAAAAAATATGCTGAAGTTTTAGAAATTGCCTATCGTCAGGCCATTGCTGCCCATAAATTAACCAAAAGTCCAGACGGGGAAATCCTTTTTCTTTCTAAAGAAAACTTTAGTAATGGCTCGATAAATACTGTAGATGTTACGTATCCATCGGCGCCTTTATTTCTAATTTATAATCCAGATCTTTTAAAAGGGATGCTTAACGGAATTTTCTATTATTCTGAAAGTGGAAAATGGAAAAAACCATTTCCGGCACACGATTTAGGAACATATCCAATTGCCACCGGGCAAACGTATGGCGAAGATATGCCCGTAGAAGAATCTGGGAATATGGTAGTATTAACTGCGGCAATCGTAATGGCCGAAGATGATGCATCCTATGCTAAAAAACACTGGGAGAGCTTAACCGAGTGGACCAAGTATTTAACCGAAGCCGGTTTAGATCCCGCCAACCAGTTATCTACCGATGATTTTTCAGGTCACCTGGCACGTAACGCTAATCTAGCGGTAAAAGCAATTATGGGAGTAGGAAGTTATGGATATATGGCCGACAAATTAGGGGAGAAAGCGGTTGCCCAAGAATATACCACTAAAGCCAGAAATATGGCTAAAGAATGGATGGAACTTGCTGATGCCGGTGATCATTATGCCTTAACTTATGATGATAAAAGTACCTGGAGCCAAAAGTATAATCTGGTTTGGGATAAAGTGATGGATCTGGAAATTTTCCCACAGGAAGTTTTTGATACCGAACTGGCTTATTACAAAAAGAAGCAAAATGAATACGGACTTCCTTTAGATAACCGTGCAGATTATACAAAATCAGATTGGGTATACTGGACGGCAAGTTTAGGAGATGATACAAGCTTTAGATATTTTGGAGATCCCATGTACAAATTCGCTGTAGAAACTAAAAACCGGGTACCTATGAGTGACTGGCACTATACCAGTAGCGGTGATCAGAGAGGTTTCCAGGCACGTAGTGTTGTGGGAGGATATTATATCAAACTATTAAAAGATAAATGGGAATAG
- a CDS encoding cellulase family glycosylhydrolase codes for MKRIVLLISLLIGINSFGQQEDIVLKNRWSREKAAEWYKKHDWISGANFIPSTAINQLEMWQEETFDPETIDRELGYAEGIGFNTMRVYLHSLAYKADKKGFKDRVDAYLEIADKHNIKTILVIFDDVWGADPKIGKQPAPKTGTHNSGWMQDPGYPASKNESNFAELEVYVKDIIKTFADDDRILLWDLYNEPGNNNKGNESLALLKKVFTWAKEINPSQPVSVGLWSWGLKDLNAYQALHSDIITYHDYEGPEWHRRVIELLKSHGRPMICTEYMARTRNSRFSNTLPMLKEENVGAINWGLVNGKTNTIFAWDTPIEQGEPNEWFHDVFRKDGTPYRQDEVDLIKKLNKE; via the coding sequence ATGAAAAGAATAGTTTTATTGATCAGTCTTCTTATTGGGATAAACAGCTTTGGCCAACAGGAAGATATTGTATTAAAGAATAGGTGGTCACGAGAAAAAGCGGCCGAGTGGTATAAAAAACATGATTGGATATCTGGTGCTAATTTTATTCCAAGTACCGCCATTAATCAATTGGAGATGTGGCAGGAAGAAACCTTTGATCCTGAAACCATCGATAGAGAGTTAGGGTATGCTGAGGGAATAGGATTCAATACTATGCGTGTTTACTTGCATAGTCTGGCCTATAAAGCCGATAAAAAAGGCTTTAAAGATCGTGTAGATGCGTATTTAGAAATTGCCGACAAGCATAACATCAAGACGATATTGGTGATTTTTGACGATGTTTGGGGGGCTGATCCAAAAATTGGTAAGCAACCCGCACCAAAAACAGGAACCCATAACTCTGGTTGGATGCAGGATCCCGGTTACCCAGCTTCAAAAAACGAATCCAATTTTGCAGAATTAGAAGTCTATGTAAAGGATATAATCAAAACCTTTGCGGATGATGATCGTATACTGTTATGGGACTTATACAACGAACCAGGAAATAATAATAAAGGCAATGAATCATTAGCTTTACTAAAGAAGGTGTTTACCTGGGCCAAGGAAATTAACCCTTCCCAGCCCGTATCTGTAGGATTATGGAGCTGGGGATTAAAAGATTTAAATGCTTATCAGGCACTGCATTCCGATATTATCACCTATCATGATTACGAAGGTCCGGAATGGCACCGTAGGGTAATCGAGCTTTTAAAGTCACATGGGCGGCCTATGATCTGTACTGAATATATGGCCAGAACAAGAAATAGCCGTTTTTCGAATACCCTGCCCATGCTAAAAGAAGAAAATGTTGGCGCAATTAACTGGGGGCTGGTTAATGGCAAGACCAATACCATATTTGCCTGGGATACACCAATAGAACAAGGCGAACCTAACGAGTGGTTTCATGATGTGTTTAGAAAAGATGGTACTCCTTACCGTCAGGATGAAGTAGATTTAATTAAGAAATTGAATAAAGAATAG